One Longimicrobiales bacterium DNA window includes the following coding sequences:
- the mutM gene encoding DNA-formamidopyrimidine glycosylase: MPELPEAETIVRGIRTPVVGRTIQRVRVIHSDVLRQPTRLVRSRAIGATISGVGRRGKNVLIEVGERGLIAVNLGMTGGLLPFPSPPKRNARPSHQAVVFTFESGGILVFNDTRRFGTVEVLTTDEWAERSGRMGPEPLSADFTPEHLFERTQRSRAPMRSWLLDQKKIAGVGNIYAAEALFLSGVHPQEPARNVPPERAGALHGHLRDVLNAAIDAGGTTIKDYRNAEGGSGEYARKLWVYGRDGEPCLTCGETIVRVVFSNRSAFFCPRCQPQ; this comes from the coding sequence ATGCCTGAACTCCCTGAGGCTGAGACGATCGTTCGAGGCATCAGAACACCCGTCGTTGGCAGAACCATCCAACGCGTGCGGGTCATTCATTCGGACGTCCTCCGGCAGCCTACTCGACTCGTACGCAGCAGAGCGATCGGCGCGACCATCTCAGGCGTAGGCCGCCGAGGGAAGAACGTTCTCATCGAAGTAGGCGAGAGGGGGTTGATCGCAGTCAACCTAGGGATGACAGGTGGCCTGCTGCCCTTCCCCTCCCCCCCCAAGAGGAACGCCCGCCCGTCTCACCAGGCGGTCGTCTTTACATTCGAATCCGGCGGCATCCTGGTGTTCAACGACACCCGGCGCTTTGGGACTGTGGAGGTGCTTACCACCGATGAGTGGGCCGAGCGGTCAGGTCGTATGGGCCCCGAACCGCTGTCTGCAGACTTCACGCCCGAGCACCTCTTTGAGAGAACGCAGCGATCCCGGGCTCCCATGCGGTCCTGGTTGCTGGATCAAAAGAAGATCGCGGGTGTCGGGAACATTTATGCGGCCGAAGCGCTCTTCTTATCCGGCGTGCACCCGCAAGAGCCGGCGCGTAATGTCCCGCCCGAGCGGGCGGGCGCGCTACATGGCCATCTTCGCGACGTCTTGAACGCCGCGATCGACGCTGGGGGCACCACGATCAAGGATTATCGGAACGCTGAGGGGGGAAGTGGCGAATACGCGAGAAAACTGTGGGTCTATGGCCGCGACGGTGAGCCGTGCCTGACCTGCGGCGAAACCATCGTGCGGGTCGTGTTCAGCAATCGATCCGCCTTCTTCTGTCCCAGGTGCCAGCCTCAATGA
- a CDS encoding pitrilysin family protein gives MIRFHARWPRLGILALLVSACLAAPAGGQATPGENLEVREILLENGMRILILPREGAPTVSFTVRFGLGGVHERLGTTGIAHLLEHMLFKGTTTIGTRDPEAEQRLFPLMDAAHDSLLLARVRDDRAEKERLVARVDALEDSARAFVESNEFDRILSRAGAQGLNATTTNEATIYFVELPSNRTELWFALEADRMSNPVFREYYSERDVVTEERRMRIESVPGGVLYETHLATAFTMHPYGVPVVGYMSDLETLSRRDVESYYRRFYGPNNAVVAIVGDLDPDQVEGWTRQYLGSIPRGDDPPPVLAVEPEQRGERRIEVEWDAEPQLRLGWHVPSSMDDDAPALAILTSLLTGGRTSRLYRRMILEDRIATGVFSSLGPGSLYPQLLQIDATPLAPATTATVETAIYEEIARLASDGPTEIELTRVRNQIAAGSIRRMQSSLGLAFQLAESQAVFDDWRETFRFSDRLRTVTTGDIQRVAGQYLLRENRTVATLVKKETR, from the coding sequence ATGATACGCTTCCACGCGCGATGGCCACGGCTGGGCATCTTGGCGCTGCTCGTCTCGGCATGTCTCGCGGCACCGGCTGGAGGCCAAGCGACCCCCGGCGAGAATCTCGAAGTGCGAGAAATTCTGCTCGAGAACGGGATGCGGATTCTGATCCTGCCTCGCGAAGGAGCCCCCACGGTCTCCTTTACTGTGCGTTTTGGCCTAGGCGGAGTGCACGAACGACTCGGGACGACGGGCATCGCCCATCTTCTCGAACACATGCTCTTCAAGGGCACTACCACCATCGGGACTCGAGATCCGGAGGCCGAACAGCGCCTCTTCCCCTTGATGGATGCCGCTCATGATTCTCTGCTGCTTGCGAGAGTCCGTGATGACCGAGCAGAAAAAGAGCGCCTAGTAGCCCGCGTTGATGCTCTGGAAGACAGTGCCCGGGCTTTCGTTGAGAGCAACGAGTTCGATCGCATTCTGTCACGGGCCGGGGCCCAGGGACTAAACGCCACGACAACGAACGAAGCAACGATCTACTTCGTGGAACTGCCGTCGAATCGCACCGAACTCTGGTTCGCACTCGAAGCTGACCGCATGTCGAATCCAGTGTTCCGAGAGTACTACTCGGAGCGTGACGTAGTGACGGAAGAGCGACGCATGCGAATTGAATCCGTGCCCGGAGGGGTGCTCTACGAGACCCACCTCGCGACTGCCTTCACGATGCATCCGTATGGCGTCCCAGTCGTGGGATACATGTCTGACCTGGAGACGCTCAGCCGCCGTGATGTCGAATCGTACTACCGTCGCTTCTACGGGCCGAACAACGCGGTAGTGGCGATCGTCGGCGACCTGGATCCGGATCAAGTAGAGGGATGGACACGTCAGTATCTGGGAAGCATCCCCCGGGGTGACGACCCACCCCCGGTCCTGGCGGTTGAACCCGAGCAGAGAGGCGAACGCCGAATCGAAGTGGAGTGGGACGCAGAACCGCAACTCCGCCTCGGGTGGCACGTGCCCTCAAGCATGGATGACGATGCACCCGCCCTCGCAATCCTCACCTCACTCCTGACGGGCGGCCGTACCTCGAGGCTGTACCGCCGCATGATTCTAGAGGACCGAATCGCAACGGGTGTCTTCTCCTCTCTGGGTCCAGGAAGCCTCTATCCACAACTCCTCCAGATCGATGCCACCCCGTTGGCCCCGGCTACGACCGCCACCGTCGAGACTGCCATCTACGAAGAGATCGCTCGGCTCGCCTCAGACGGTCCGACGGAGATCGAGCTGACGAGGGTAAGAAACCAAATTGCGGCTGGGTCGATCAGGCGTATGCAGTCGAGCCTTGGACTGGCGTTCCAGCTCGCCGAATCTCAAGCCGTGTTCGACGATTGGAGGGAGACGTTCCGATTCTCTGACCGCCTGAGAACCGTGACGACGGGGGATATTCAGCGGGTCGCCGGGCAGTACCTCCTGCGTGAAAACCGCACCGTCGCGACGCTCGTGAAAAAGGAGACCCGGTGA
- a CDS encoding pitrilysin family protein translates to MKLLTAICVCATWAWTPTQAIAQQPSGREAIETMRFADLSFDPPVPDEYSIDGVLVLILEDGTLPLTSVYARFRGGYGLFGREYYAVGTAMPSLLRYGGTSSMAPDSVDGLLEYYAIQTSFGGAGAAVSSTMNTLSEHLPAALELWGSLLVDPAFDENEIEVWRGRQLESIRRRSDDPGRLAFSEYNRLLYGDHPVGWEMEDADLSPTLVDQSRFHELHARIACRENLVLGVSGDTDWPTVQPLLASLVDRVPACPDSLPASPVPDIRREPGVFLIEKETEQSVIVMAHTTGVHLADEPAYFAATIANSILGAGGFSSRIMARVRTEEGYAYSASSLWTMPRRYDGLLGAVTRTRPENTAPAIALILETMQELRDAPPESEEVETAVDQVVNGFVFNFETAGQIVSRTMFYLAEDLPQDWLERYVEGVQGVNANSVHNAFASHLRPEDMMILIVGDSERIGLDALREFGPVTHLEIGESR, encoded by the coding sequence GTGAAACTCCTGACTGCAATCTGCGTTTGCGCCACTTGGGCATGGACTCCTACTCAGGCCATAGCCCAACAACCGAGCGGCCGCGAGGCCATCGAAACGATGCGCTTTGCCGACCTGTCCTTCGATCCGCCGGTGCCGGATGAATACTCGATCGATGGCGTTCTCGTCCTGATCCTTGAAGACGGCACGCTGCCGCTGACTTCTGTCTACGCACGTTTCCGCGGCGGTTACGGTTTGTTCGGTCGAGAGTACTACGCGGTTGGCACAGCGATGCCGTCCCTTCTCCGATACGGTGGGACGTCTTCGATGGCTCCCGATTCCGTCGATGGCCTTCTGGAGTATTACGCCATCCAAACGTCCTTCGGCGGCGCCGGTGCAGCAGTGTCCTCGACAATGAACACCCTTTCCGAGCACCTCCCAGCAGCTCTGGAGCTGTGGGGCTCTCTCCTCGTCGATCCGGCCTTCGACGAGAATGAGATCGAAGTTTGGCGAGGGCGTCAGCTCGAGAGCATCCGACGCAGAAGCGATGATCCGGGGAGGCTGGCCTTCTCCGAGTACAATCGACTTCTCTATGGCGACCACCCAGTCGGGTGGGAAATGGAAGACGCCGACCTTAGCCCGACTCTCGTCGATCAGAGCAGGTTCCACGAGCTTCACGCCCGAATCGCCTGTCGAGAGAACCTGGTGCTCGGCGTGAGTGGCGACACGGACTGGCCTACCGTCCAGCCTCTTTTGGCCTCGCTTGTAGACAGGGTCCCCGCATGCCCCGACTCGTTGCCTGCGTCGCCAGTCCCGGACATCCGAAGAGAACCCGGCGTCTTTCTCATCGAGAAGGAAACGGAACAGAGCGTCATCGTGATGGCGCACACCACCGGTGTCCACCTGGCGGATGAGCCCGCCTATTTCGCGGCGACGATCGCAAATTCCATTCTCGGTGCAGGAGGCTTCTCAAGCCGCATCATGGCGAGAGTGCGGACCGAAGAAGGGTACGCCTACTCAGCGTCTTCATTATGGACGATGCCGCGGAGGTACGACGGTCTTTTGGGCGCGGTTACTCGGACACGACCGGAAAACACTGCACCGGCGATCGCTCTAATTCTAGAGACCATGCAGGAACTGAGAGATGCTCCACCCGAATCGGAAGAAGTCGAAACCGCGGTGGATCAGGTCGTAAACGGCTTTGTTTTCAACTTCGAAACTGCCGGCCAAATCGTGTCGCGAACGATGTTCTATCTCGCTGAGGACCTGCCGCAGGATTGGCTTGAGCGTTACGTCGAGGGTGTTCAGGGAGTGAACGCGAATAGCGTGCACAACGCTTTTGCGAGCCACCTGCGCCCCGAGGACATGATGATCCTGATCGTAGGAGACTCAGAGCGGATTGGGTTGGACGCTCTCAGGGAGTTCGGCCCAGTGACTCACCTCGAGATCGGCGAAAGCCGCTGA
- a CDS encoding class I SAM-dependent methyltransferase, with protein sequence MPRAFTAAPAEGAERHDQVQTIFSEIAPRYDLLNHVLSMNIDRSWRRKAVDRLGWEAAREGLFLDACAGTFDLALELAGRDSFRGRVIASDFAQPMLVQGNPKISGAPVSAVCGDSQRLPLPDNTFDGATVGFGVRNLSDLPRGLSDLHRVLKPGRRLVVLEFTVPPNPLMRAGYLFYFNRVLPLVGRLVSGHPWAYTYLPKSVKEFPGPDELGALFEDVGFEDVGWKLLTGGIAALHWGTAT encoded by the coding sequence ATGCCCAGAGCCTTTACCGCCGCGCCCGCAGAGGGAGCTGAGCGGCACGATCAGGTCCAAACGATCTTTTCCGAAATTGCGCCCCGGTACGATCTGCTCAATCACGTGTTGAGCATGAATATCGACCGTTCCTGGCGCAGGAAGGCGGTTGATCGCCTGGGCTGGGAAGCCGCGCGGGAGGGACTCTTTCTGGACGCATGTGCCGGTACGTTCGACCTGGCGCTGGAGTTGGCCGGGCGAGACTCCTTCCGTGGCCGAGTGATCGCGTCGGACTTTGCGCAGCCCATGCTGGTTCAGGGAAATCCTAAGATTTCGGGCGCGCCCGTGTCGGCTGTATGTGGGGATTCACAAAGACTGCCGCTTCCCGACAACACATTCGACGGCGCCACGGTCGGCTTCGGGGTCCGGAACCTGAGTGACTTGCCACGGGGTTTGTCGGACCTCCACCGAGTCCTCAAGCCCGGCCGCCGCCTTGTGGTCCTCGAGTTCACCGTACCGCCGAATCCTCTGATGAGGGCCGGGTACCTCTTCTACTTCAACAGGGTGCTGCCGCTCGTCGGAAGGCTCGTTTCGGGCCACCCCTGGGCCTACACCTATCTGCCCAAATCCGTGAAGGAGTTCCCAGGGCCTGATGAACTAGGAGCGCTCTTCGAGGACGTAGGATTTGAGGACGTGGGTTGGAAGTTGCTGACCGGTGGGATCGCAGCGCTGCACTGGGGCACGGCTACTTAA
- a CDS encoding sigma-70 family RNA polymerase sigma factor, translating into MTSKSASLPGAASQWRPSSWQDTNSLGSHDYAELDDRELATLAARGRETAYRELLVRYERPVFSLIYRMVRDRTLAEDLAQEAFIRAFNAIGGYKTSYKFSNWIFKIANNHTIDYLRKRKLDTISIHGSPHATNADEISQSQIVIESRDETPEQYVEHRELGGQIEEAIGGLRPEYKTVVLLRHVEGYAYDEIAEIMDLPLGTVKTYLHRARAELKKRLIHVVS; encoded by the coding sequence ATGACATCTAAATCCGCTTCCCTGCCCGGAGCCGCCTCCCAGTGGCGCCCCTCCTCGTGGCAGGATACGAATTCTCTGGGCTCTCACGATTACGCCGAGCTAGACGACCGCGAGTTGGCGACTCTCGCGGCGCGTGGGCGCGAGACAGCCTATAGGGAGCTGCTCGTGCGTTACGAGCGGCCCGTATTTTCGCTCATCTATCGGATGGTGCGTGACCGCACGCTCGCCGAGGATTTAGCGCAGGAAGCGTTTATTCGAGCCTTCAACGCGATCGGCGGCTACAAGACCAGCTACAAGTTCAGTAACTGGATCTTCAAGATCGCGAACAACCACACCATCGATTACCTGCGCAAGCGCAAGCTCGACACGATCTCGATCCACGGGTCGCCCCATGCCACGAACGCTGACGAGATCAGTCAGTCTCAGATAGTGATCGAATCGCGTGACGAAACTCCAGAGCAGTATGTCGAGCATCGTGAACTCGGTGGTCAAATCGAAGAGGCGATCGGCGGGCTACGACCTGAGTACAAGACCGTCGTCCTCCTTCGGCACGTCGAGGGTTATGCCTACGACGAGATCGCTGAGATCATGGACCTCCCCTTGGGCACAGTGAAGACGTATCTGCACCGAGCCCGCGCTGAGCTCAAGAAACGCCTAATTCATGTCGTTTCATGA
- a CDS encoding zf-HC2 domain-containing protein produces the protein MKDMFPEHLSAERLQAFLDGDLSQSESAGTEQHLESCARCSSELDGWRLLFSELGELEPSRPVQGFHDRVMAAVAIPEPKHVTVRLRDRLAAMLPRNRHLGAQTIDELLEGFLPARQVSSVEAHLHSCGPCAAEADALRVVFKKLDSLERMAPAENFADQVMAHVRLSQAPARVPVWRHALAVANRLVPQTRQAWAALSGVAVTPVVTVGLMAYAVFSHPTLTPSSLASFVWWQITDVTTAAWSSLSGLALESVQSSGMASLFEALAAAPLLIAAGFGVYAIACVLALRVLYKNLTNNRPLDGRYAHVSAS, from the coding sequence ATGAAAGACATGTTCCCAGAGCATCTGAGCGCAGAACGCCTCCAGGCGTTCCTCGACGGTGACCTCTCCCAGAGTGAGAGCGCCGGAACCGAGCAACACCTAGAGTCGTGCGCACGCTGCTCGTCGGAACTCGACGGATGGCGACTTCTGTTCTCCGAACTCGGAGAATTGGAGCCGTCACGACCCGTCCAGGGATTCCATGACCGAGTCATGGCCGCTGTGGCAATTCCGGAGCCAAAGCACGTCACCGTACGACTTCGGGATCGGTTGGCGGCAATGCTGCCAAGAAATCGCCACCTCGGCGCCCAGACGATCGACGAACTACTGGAAGGGTTCCTCCCTGCCCGGCAGGTGTCGAGCGTCGAAGCACACCTCCACTCTTGTGGCCCCTGTGCGGCGGAAGCCGATGCGTTACGCGTCGTTTTCAAGAAGCTCGACAGCCTGGAACGGATGGCGCCTGCTGAGAACTTTGCAGATCAAGTCATGGCTCATGTTCGCCTGAGTCAGGCTCCTGCTCGCGTACCGGTATGGAGACACGCACTCGCAGTAGCCAATCGCTTGGTCCCGCAGACGCGACAGGCATGGGCTGCTCTTTCAGGCGTCGCGGTGACGCCTGTAGTGACCGTCGGCCTCATGGCCTACGCGGTCTTCTCACACCCGACGCTGACGCCGAGCTCTTTGGCATCCTTCGTTTGGTGGCAGATCACCGATGTGACCACCGCCGCGTGGTCTTCCCTGTCTGGGCTCGCACTCGAAAGTGTCCAGTCCTCAGGTATGGCTTCGCTTTTCGAGGCCCTTGCCGCGGCCCCGCTGCTCATTGCTGCGGGCTTCGGTGTGTACGCCATCGCGTGTGTGCTCGCGTTGCGGGTCCTCTACAAAAATCTCACTAACAACCGTCCTTTGGATGGTCGATATGCGCATGTATCAGCTTCGTAA
- a CDS encoding polymer-forming cytoskeletal protein, producing the protein MYQLRKNFLAACLGLVLVPFVLSAQVRDVVSKEVSVGQSEATLRLEFADDGHLEITFEDGSILVDGDVVGRFEPGDALEAEWRSLLGQAIALDDGALAQMLSDWTVPAELANGLAEAAQEVDRALEDALLSTDLTIDSGDGSVSLSIGDDASFLRVLLNSTSRLGLMEQALENVDGDLRIHVEEDIVVREGDVVEGTLVIIGGDARIGGEVEGDIIVVDGTLELLANSRVRGEVRLADARLVRNLGEIDGGLVDVLEDERDFESELRDRVREEVSDEIRSELRNELRNVTRLDLKDEGFSLMTPFRPVIRGVSGLMENLIAVFILGLLGAAAVAFAGGNVDAIAETAKRSPGRSAMVGFAGTLLLLPVWILGAIALAVSIIGIPVAVAWLPLFPVAAVAAAVLGYLAVARNTGEWLSDSGYPWTSWIRKSNQMFTVVGGLVGLSVLFMVANVVSIAPFLGFLTVLLMIAGSIVTFMAVQVGFGAVILTRAGRRREWNDPMESDAAWEAAMDVDVDIDPVVKTDNGTNEEGGNDA; encoded by the coding sequence ATGTATCAGCTTCGTAAGAACTTCTTAGCGGCCTGCCTTGGCCTCGTACTCGTCCCCTTCGTGCTATCAGCGCAGGTCCGGGATGTGGTATCCAAGGAAGTCTCGGTCGGTCAATCCGAGGCGACACTCCGTCTCGAATTCGCCGATGACGGCCACCTCGAGATCACCTTTGAGGACGGATCGATCCTCGTCGATGGAGACGTAGTCGGTCGTTTCGAACCGGGTGACGCACTCGAGGCCGAATGGAGATCTCTCCTAGGCCAAGCCATCGCCTTGGACGATGGCGCTCTGGCCCAGATGTTGTCGGACTGGACCGTGCCGGCCGAGTTGGCCAACGGACTCGCTGAGGCTGCCCAAGAAGTCGACCGGGCCCTCGAGGACGCACTCTTGTCGACGGATCTCACCATCGACAGCGGCGATGGATCTGTCTCGCTGTCGATCGGTGACGATGCCTCGTTCCTGCGTGTGCTCCTGAACTCGACGAGCCGCCTTGGATTGATGGAGCAGGCACTCGAGAACGTAGATGGCGACCTCAGGATCCATGTCGAAGAAGACATCGTTGTCCGTGAGGGCGACGTCGTAGAGGGCACGCTGGTGATCATCGGCGGAGACGCGCGCATCGGCGGCGAGGTAGAAGGCGACATCATCGTGGTCGATGGGACGCTGGAGTTGCTCGCAAACAGCCGTGTACGAGGTGAAGTGCGCCTTGCCGATGCTCGCCTCGTCCGCAACCTCGGTGAGATTGATGGAGGGCTGGTGGACGTGCTCGAAGACGAGCGCGATTTCGAATCAGAGCTTCGTGATCGAGTCCGTGAAGAGGTCTCTGATGAAATCCGGAGTGAACTGCGGAATGAACTGAGGAACGTGACGCGGCTGGACCTCAAGGATGAGGGCTTCTCGCTCATGACCCCCTTCCGCCCGGTGATCCGTGGTGTGAGCGGGCTGATGGAGAACCTGATCGCTGTCTTCATTCTCGGGCTTCTGGGTGCCGCTGCGGTCGCATTCGCCGGTGGCAATGTCGACGCCATCGCGGAGACGGCAAAGCGTTCCCCGGGTCGCTCAGCGATGGTCGGATTCGCGGGTACGTTACTTCTGCTTCCCGTCTGGATCCTGGGTGCTATCGCGCTCGCAGTCTCGATCATCGGAATCCCGGTCGCCGTCGCATGGCTGCCGCTCTTTCCGGTCGCTGCCGTCGCCGCTGCCGTGTTGGGCTACCTCGCGGTCGCTCGCAATACCGGTGAGTGGTTGTCCGATAGCGGATACCCCTGGACGAGTTGGATCAGAAAATCGAACCAGATGTTCACCGTCGTGGGGGGGTTGGTCGGACTTTCCGTTCTGTTCATGGTGGCTAATGTGGTATCGATCGCACCGTTCCTCGGCTTCTTGACGGTCCTGCTCATGATCGCGGGCAGCATCGTGACGTTCATGGCGGTTCAGGTCGGCTTTGGAGCTGTGATCCTGACACGGGCAGGACGTCGGCGTGAGTGGAACGACCCAATGGAATCGGACGCAGCATGGGAAGCGGCAATGGACGTGGATGTGGATATCGACCCTGTGGTCAAGACCGACAATGGGACGAATGAGGAGGGGGGGAACGATGCGTAA